In a genomic window of Virgibacillus sp. SK37:
- a CDS encoding type II secretion system F family protein, producing the protein MRFKKRDKIAPELQLIFIRRLHRLLINGYTLLDGLKIIKWDTQLSTTADDISLSLQNGYTIDEAFEKNHFHPIIIDYLSFVKSNGDLEGSIGKCVDMFSNRLKYTKKLRQIIRYPLVLLFIFSLLLIFIKQSVLPSFIDIFQTSEEASSTVIISMIIIEVIFSIAVLLFIFLVIMIVFWQFARHKFSIETRIVLYNKLPFYRTILRLQTSFQFATHFQTLLKTGMNYKDILLQMKQQEKQPIIAYYSGLLIGELSRGFYISSLLSQFSFLDKQLVAIFQKNNDSLELEKELSLYAEWLSESIQTKLMKSITYFQPLFFIIVACFIIFIYIILMWPMFQLITTI; encoded by the coding sequence ATGCGTTTCAAGAAAAGAGATAAAATTGCACCAGAACTTCAATTAATTTTTATAAGAAGACTTCATCGACTACTAATAAATGGCTACACACTACTTGATGGATTAAAAATAATCAAATGGGATACACAATTAAGCACAACAGCAGATGATATTTCTCTTTCACTACAAAATGGTTACACAATTGACGAGGCTTTTGAAAAAAACCATTTTCACCCTATAATTATTGATTATTTGAGTTTTGTTAAATCTAATGGGGATTTGGAGGGAAGCATCGGAAAGTGTGTTGATATGTTTTCCAATCGGCTTAAATACACTAAGAAACTCAGACAAATAATCAGGTATCCACTTGTTCTACTGTTCATCTTTTCACTTCTGCTTATCTTCATTAAGCAATCTGTTCTCCCCTCCTTTATTGATATTTTCCAAACAAGCGAAGAAGCATCTTCCACTGTAATTATTTCGATGATTATTATCGAAGTAATCTTCTCCATAGCAGTTTTACTGTTTATTTTTCTTGTTATTATGATTGTCTTCTGGCAATTCGCCAGACATAAATTCTCCATTGAAACCAGGATTGTCCTCTATAATAAGCTTCCATTTTACAGAACAATCCTCAGGCTTCAAACTTCCTTTCAATTCGCTACGCATTTTCAAACCTTATTAAAGACGGGAATGAATTATAAAGATATCCTTCTGCAAATGAAACAACAAGAGAAGCAACCGATCATTGCCTACTATTCCGGCCTTTTAATTGGTGAATTATCAAGAGGTTTTTACATTTCCTCCCTGCTTTCTCAATTTAGCTTTCTTGATAAACAGCTTGTAGCTATTTTCCAAAAAAATAATGATAGTTTGGAACTGGAGAAAGAATTATCTTTATATGCTGAATGGTTATCCGAATCCATCCAAACGAAATTGATGAAATCCATAACGTATTTTCAACCACTATTTTTCATCATTGTGGCATGCTTTATCATTTTTATCTACATTATTTTAATGTGGCCAATGTTTCAATTAATTACAACAATATAA
- the comGA gene encoding competence type IV pilus ATPase ComGA: MNHAPAISDKLLLHAFDVEASDIHFSPFSDRVDIYLRIHGRRIFYKSILPSQYQLLITYYKFISGMDIGEIRKPQNGTILYKTHPQEYSLRLSTLPVNQKESLAIRILPQQQKMTLDQLFLFPNQLTKIKNWISNRSGIILFTGPTGSGKTTTLYALLEAILKEKSYQTITLEDPIEKNMADILQVQVNEKAGVTYQTGLKAALRHDPDIIMVGEIRDSYTARFAFDASLTGHLVLSTLHAKDAPGTIHRLLEMGLKHTDLEQSLIAVAALQLIPIEIDNRTKRRAAILELLEKEPLFKTIHKMDINARDQFHTFDHLRRKAFAYGYFSEENYHAFQEKR, from the coding sequence TTGAACCATGCTCCAGCAATATCTGATAAACTTCTGCTCCATGCCTTTGATGTGGAGGCTTCGGATATTCATTTTTCTCCTTTCTCCGATCGTGTTGATATATATTTGAGAATCCATGGAAGAAGAATATTTTACAAATCCATCCTCCCTTCACAATATCAATTATTAATCACCTATTATAAGTTTATCTCTGGAATGGATATTGGAGAAATTAGAAAGCCTCAAAATGGTACCATTCTTTATAAGACACATCCTCAAGAATATTCCTTACGTTTATCTACCCTTCCTGTTAACCAAAAAGAAAGTTTGGCAATTCGTATTCTCCCCCAGCAGCAAAAAATGACATTAGATCAACTCTTTCTATTCCCTAACCAACTAACCAAAATTAAAAATTGGATATCAAATCGATCTGGTATCATTCTGTTTACCGGACCAACAGGGAGTGGAAAGACTACTACCTTATATGCCTTACTGGAAGCCATCCTGAAAGAAAAATCCTACCAAACCATTACTTTGGAAGATCCAATAGAGAAGAATATGGCTGATATTTTACAGGTCCAAGTTAATGAGAAAGCTGGCGTTACGTATCAGACAGGATTAAAAGCAGCACTCCGCCATGATCCTGACATCATTATGGTAGGAGAAATACGCGATAGTTATACTGCTCGTTTTGCATTTGATGCTTCGCTTACGGGACACCTCGTATTAAGCACCCTTCATGCAAAGGACGCTCCAGGGACTATACACAGATTATTAGAAATGGGATTAAAGCACACAGATTTGGAACAATCACTTATCGCTGTAGCAGCTCTTCAATTAATCCCTATTGAGATAGATAACAGAACCAAACGTAGAGCGGCTATTCTTGAATTACTGGAAAAAGAGCCATTGTTTAAAACAATACACAAGATGGATATAAATGCACGTGATCAGTTCCATACATTTGATCATTTAAGAAGGAAGGCATTCGCTTATGGTTATTTTTCTGAGGAAAATTATCATGCGTTTCAAGAAAAGAGATAA
- a CDS encoding YqzE family protein: MHKITIRTKILYIIILGQRSEVSTLSGNDYLKFMTEQIVSYIDLSPEERKKKHNKKKNDKVVTNRWFGIVPFAYRAWRKKG; encoded by the coding sequence ATGCATAAGATCACCATACGTACAAAAATTTTATACATTATTATCTTAGGACAAAGAAGTGAGGTGAGTACATTGTCTGGAAACGATTACCTTAAATTTATGACTGAGCAAATTGTATCCTATATTGACTTGTCCCCGGAGGAAAGAAAGAAAAAACATAATAAGAAAAAGAATGACAAAGTTGTTACCAATAGATGGTTTGGGATAGTACCTTTTGCATATCGTGCATGGAGAAAAAAGGGGTAG
- a CDS encoding YqhG family protein, producing MAVTDLNKFLVTFFSAKHCTIVENKEGVLTVQLTEEMDRALMNRPFYWHYIKKMGNQGDPMQLTLITNPNKKDIKGEWIHFGSPRLQQIMNYIHQNEKYTKLFQSMNAESNTPLYPWLITNIKVSYKGKHKKDELISIGLHLVNGSMKVEMMKELSAIPLQQMIPDYCYTISPMIKLESGFKRIERVIDDYIERQTHDWAEDSIHLLKKEITLLKHFYSNDENNREQQMEKELKEIENRYKPTITYEVINGGLFYLSPAI from the coding sequence ATGGCAGTTACTGATTTAAATAAATTTTTGGTGACATTCTTCTCTGCCAAACATTGTACCATCGTTGAAAATAAGGAAGGTGTCCTAACCGTCCAATTGACCGAAGAAATGGACAGGGCCTTAATGAATCGGCCCTTTTATTGGCATTATATTAAAAAAATGGGTAATCAAGGTGACCCAATGCAATTAACCCTCATTACAAATCCTAATAAAAAAGACATAAAAGGAGAGTGGATTCATTTTGGAAGTCCAAGATTACAACAAATTATGAATTATATTCACCAAAATGAGAAGTATACCAAACTTTTTCAATCCATGAACGCGGAGAGCAACACCCCGCTTTACCCATGGTTGATTACCAATATAAAAGTTAGTTATAAAGGAAAACATAAAAAAGATGAATTAATTTCAATCGGTCTTCATTTAGTTAACGGTTCCATGAAGGTAGAAATGATGAAGGAACTTTCCGCCATTCCTTTGCAGCAGATGATTCCAGATTATTGCTATACCATTTCTCCTATGATTAAGCTAGAGAGTGGTTTTAAAAGAATAGAGCGGGTTATCGATGATTATATTGAAAGACAAACTCATGATTGGGCTGAGGATTCTATCCATCTTTTAAAAAAAGAAATCACGTTATTGAAACACTTTTACAGTAATGACGAAAATAATCGTGAACAACAGATGGAAAAAGAGTTGAAGGAAATCGAAAACAGATATAAACCAACTATTACTTATGAAGTCATAAATGGCGGATTGTTTTATCTATCTCCTGCTATTTAG
- a CDS encoding DEAD/DEAH box helicase, whose amino-acid sequence MKSIELHRDTQFINELQKKLNNSDYTSPWDLFSLTYEAELTRMAPAFTGLRALDYLPQVTFMDHQIECAEQVIEHMNGRAILADEVGLGKTIEAGLILKEYMIRGLVKKALILVPASLVNQWERELNEKFYIPAIAHRKNYSWQHGEIIISSIDTAKRSPHREEILDIDYDFILIDEAHKLKNHKTKNFSFVRSLKKKYCLLLTATPVQNQLIEIFNLVSILKPGHLGNYESFLERYGKDRTKIKEDIYLKQLIQKVMVRNTRKETSLNNTKRNIETVWVQFSDEERGVYKELENSKYSLPAFSKITYLREICSSREACFLSLNKLEEENNGDTTIDLKHIIQKIEQLPHHTKAVKVIELIKQIGDEKVIIFTEYRATQLYLQWYLQQYGITSVPFRGGFKRGKKDWMRQLFQNHAQVLIATEAGGEGINLQFCNHMINYDLPWNPMRLEQRIGRVHRYGQTKDVHIYNLAIKDTIEEHIMKLLYEKINLFEQVIGQLDDILAELDIKDMEEEIQTIYSESRTIGEAKIKIDNLASIIQHNQSINEGEADQYGSY is encoded by the coding sequence ATGAAATCTATTGAACTTCATAGGGATACTCAATTTATTAATGAGTTACAGAAAAAGCTAAACAATAGTGACTATACTTCCCCTTGGGATTTATTTTCACTAACGTATGAAGCAGAGTTGACCAGGATGGCACCTGCTTTTACTGGCTTGAGAGCCTTAGATTATCTACCGCAGGTGACGTTTATGGACCACCAAATAGAATGTGCAGAACAAGTTATTGAGCATATGAATGGTCGTGCCATTTTAGCAGATGAAGTTGGTTTAGGTAAGACGATTGAAGCTGGTTTAATCCTTAAGGAATATATGATACGAGGCCTTGTAAAAAAAGCTCTAATACTTGTGCCGGCATCTCTAGTTAATCAATGGGAAAGGGAATTAAATGAAAAATTCTATATTCCTGCAATAGCTCACCGCAAAAATTATAGTTGGCAACATGGAGAAATAATCATTTCTTCTATTGATACCGCAAAAAGATCGCCACATAGAGAAGAAATTTTAGATATAGACTATGACTTCATTTTAATTGACGAAGCACACAAACTTAAAAATCATAAGACGAAAAACTTTTCTTTTGTCCGTTCACTCAAGAAAAAGTATTGTCTTTTGTTAACAGCAACACCTGTACAAAATCAACTTATAGAAATATTTAATTTAGTATCCATTTTAAAACCTGGTCATTTGGGAAATTACGAATCCTTTTTAGAAAGATACGGAAAAGATCGTACAAAAATTAAAGAGGACATCTATCTTAAACAATTAATCCAAAAAGTAATGGTTAGAAACACTCGGAAAGAAACGTCACTTAATAACACAAAAAGAAATATTGAAACAGTATGGGTACAGTTTAGTGATGAAGAAAGAGGTGTTTATAAGGAGCTTGAAAACAGTAAATACTCCTTACCTGCATTTTCCAAGATTACTTATTTAAGAGAAATTTGTTCATCCAGAGAAGCTTGTTTCTTGTCGTTAAATAAATTAGAAGAAGAAAACAACGGTGACACCACTATAGACTTGAAACACATCATCCAAAAGATCGAACAATTACCACACCATACTAAAGCAGTAAAGGTGATTGAACTAATCAAACAAATTGGTGATGAAAAAGTAATTATTTTTACAGAGTATAGAGCAACACAGCTTTATCTCCAGTGGTATCTACAACAATATGGAATTACATCTGTACCTTTTAGAGGCGGATTTAAGAGAGGTAAAAAAGATTGGATGCGACAATTGTTTCAAAATCACGCCCAAGTGTTAATCGCTACAGAAGCTGGCGGAGAAGGAATCAACCTTCAATTCTGTAATCACATGATTAACTATGATTTACCTTGGAACCCAATGCGGCTTGAACAACGAATCGGTCGTGTTCACCGATATGGCCAAACAAAAGATGTGCATATTTATAACCTTGCAATCAAAGACACAATCGAAGAACATATCATGAAATTACTGTATGAAAAAATTAATTTATTTGAACAAGTAATTGGACAGTTGGACGATATTCTCGCCGAATTGGATATTAAGGACATGGAAGAGGAAATACAAACAATATACTCTGAATCGAGAACTATTGGAGAAGCCAAAATAAAAATAGATAATTTGGCTTCCATTATCCAACATAATCAAAGTATTAATGAAGGCGAGGCAGACCAGTATGGCAGTTACTGA
- the gcvT gene encoding glycine cleavage system aminomethyltransferase GcvT produces MSDLKRTPLFPEYEKYGAKTIDFGGWDLPVQFSGIKEEHEVTRTKAGLFDVSHMGEIEVKGPKSLEFLQRMVTNDVSKLVPNKAQYTFMCYEDGGTVDDFLIYMIEDAHYLLVVNAANTEKDYEWLVKHNDYSEDEIKVENMSAFYVQVALQGPRAEAILQSITEFDLSEIKFFRFNKEVYFQGISTPALVSRTGYTGEDGFEIYIAKEHGRELWNLILQAGESEGLQPIGLGARDTLRFEANLALYGQELSKDISPVEAGLTFAVKPKKESDFIGKKVLKDQIENGPERKLVGIEMIDKGIPRHGYEVLVDDQYIGFITSGTQSPTLNKNIGLALVKKEYTDEGTELTIQVRKRKLKARIITTPFYKRGK; encoded by the coding sequence ATGAGTGATTTGAAGCGAACACCTTTGTTCCCCGAGTATGAAAAGTACGGGGCGAAAACCATTGATTTTGGTGGGTGGGACTTACCAGTACAGTTTTCCGGTATAAAAGAAGAACACGAGGTTACTAGAACAAAAGCTGGTTTATTTGATGTATCTCATATGGGAGAAATCGAAGTAAAAGGGCCAAAAAGTTTAGAGTTTTTGCAACGAATGGTTACTAATGATGTATCAAAACTGGTACCTAATAAAGCACAGTACACATTTATGTGTTACGAGGATGGCGGCACAGTCGATGATTTCTTGATTTATATGATAGAGGACGCCCATTATTTATTAGTGGTAAATGCAGCGAACACTGAAAAAGATTATGAATGGTTAGTAAAACATAATGACTATAGCGAAGATGAGATAAAGGTTGAAAATATGTCTGCTTTCTATGTACAAGTAGCTTTACAGGGACCTAGAGCAGAAGCAATACTCCAATCAATTACAGAATTTGATTTGTCGGAAATTAAGTTTTTCCGTTTCAATAAAGAGGTTTATTTCCAGGGGATTTCCACACCTGCTCTTGTATCCCGTACAGGTTATACAGGGGAAGATGGTTTTGAAATTTATATAGCCAAGGAACATGGCAGAGAATTATGGAATTTGATTCTTCAAGCAGGGGAAAGTGAAGGCTTGCAGCCAATCGGCCTTGGTGCAAGAGACACACTGCGTTTTGAAGCGAATCTCGCATTGTATGGCCAGGAACTATCTAAAGATATCTCACCGGTAGAAGCAGGATTAACATTTGCTGTAAAGCCGAAAAAAGAATCTGACTTCATTGGAAAGAAAGTACTGAAAGACCAAATTGAGAATGGTCCGGAAAGAAAACTTGTAGGGATTGAGATGATCGACAAAGGAATACCTAGACATGGTTATGAAGTGTTAGTTGATGACCAGTATATTGGTTTTATAACTTCTGGTACCCAATCACCAACTTTAAATAAGAATATAGGTCTGGCATTAGTTAAAAAAGAATACACGGACGAAGGTACAGAATTAACAATTCAAGTCAGAAAAAGAAAATTGAAGGCTAGGATTATTACTACTCCATTTTATAAACGAGGGAAATAA
- the gcvPA gene encoding aminomethyl-transferring glycine dehydrogenase subunit GcvPA produces the protein MEFRYLPMTEVDKQEMLDTIGIQSTDELFSDIPSQLRMQQELNLKKPANEADLMKELSRMAGKNANLKENSSFLGAGVYDHFIPSVVDHIISRSEFYTAYTPYQPEISQGELQAIFEFQTMISELTGMAVANSSMYDGGTALAEAVNLSAAQTKKKKILVSKAVHPESRAVIESYAKGPNLEIVEIDFENGLTDLVQLEKELDENTASVVMQYPNFFGQIEPLEKVKELINTQKKTMFIVSSNPLALGYLSPPGDFGADIVVGDTQVFGIPAQYGGPHCGYFATTEKLMRKVPGRLVGQTVDEDGARGFVLTLQAREQHIRRDKATSNICSNQALNALASSVAMSSIGKHGLRKMAVMNMQKTRYAKELLEEAKIPVVNNGAYFNEIVIKLDKSVAEVNNSLLEKNIIGGYDLELAYPELQGHMLIAVTEIRTKEEIEAFVKELGDING, from the coding sequence ATGGAATTTCGTTATTTACCAATGACTGAGGTTGACAAGCAGGAAATGCTGGATACAATAGGAATTCAATCAACAGATGAGTTATTCTCAGATATCCCAAGTCAATTACGTATGCAGCAGGAGCTAAACTTAAAAAAACCTGCTAATGAGGCTGATTTGATGAAAGAACTTTCGAGAATGGCTGGAAAAAATGCCAATTTGAAAGAGAATAGTTCCTTTTTAGGTGCTGGGGTTTATGATCATTTTATTCCATCAGTGGTGGATCATATTATCTCCCGTTCCGAATTCTATACGGCATATACTCCTTATCAGCCTGAAATCTCGCAAGGGGAGCTACAAGCAATTTTTGAATTTCAGACAATGATATCAGAACTTACTGGTATGGCTGTGGCTAACTCTTCTATGTATGATGGGGGCACTGCCCTAGCTGAAGCTGTTAACCTGAGTGCGGCACAAACAAAAAAGAAAAAGATTCTTGTTTCTAAAGCAGTTCATCCAGAATCACGGGCTGTGATTGAGTCTTATGCCAAAGGGCCAAATTTGGAAATTGTGGAGATAGACTTTGAAAACGGATTGACAGACCTCGTTCAGCTGGAAAAAGAACTGGATGAAAATACAGCAAGTGTTGTAATGCAGTATCCAAATTTCTTTGGTCAAATTGAACCTTTAGAAAAAGTCAAAGAGCTAATCAATACACAAAAGAAAACGATGTTTATTGTCTCCAGCAATCCATTGGCATTAGGTTATTTGTCACCACCAGGGGATTTCGGAGCTGATATTGTGGTGGGTGACACACAAGTATTTGGTATTCCAGCTCAATATGGCGGGCCACACTGTGGTTATTTCGCTACAACAGAGAAACTCATGAGGAAGGTTCCAGGTCGTCTTGTTGGTCAAACCGTAGATGAAGACGGTGCACGTGGCTTTGTATTAACACTGCAAGCAAGAGAGCAACACATTAGAAGAGATAAGGCCACCTCTAATATATGCTCCAACCAAGCTTTGAACGCATTAGCAAGTTCAGTTGCTATGAGTTCAATTGGCAAGCACGGTTTAAGAAAAATGGCTGTAATGAATATGCAAAAAACCCGTTATGCTAAAGAATTACTGGAGGAAGCAAAAATCCCTGTGGTAAACAATGGGGCTTATTTCAATGAGATTGTTATTAAACTAGATAAATCAGTAGCAGAAGTAAATAATAGTCTGCTGGAGAAGAACATAATTGGAGGTTATGATCTGGAGTTGGCTTATCCGGAACTACAAGGTCATATGCTAATCGCAGTAACAGAAATTCGTACAAAAGAGGAAATTGAAGCTTTTGTAAAAGAATTGGGGGATATCAATGGCTAA
- the gcvPB gene encoding aminomethyl-transferring glycine dehydrogenase subunit GcvPB, with product MANQDFPLIFERSREGRTSYSLPELDVPNYDIDQEMEEVYIRKTAPELPEVSELDIIRHYTGLSNRNYGVDSGFYPLGSCTMKYNPKINEDVARLDGFSHIHPYQSADSVQGAMGMLYDLQTSLKEITGMHEVSLQPAAGAHGEWTALMMIRAFHEANGDMERTKVIVPDSAHGTNPASATVAGFEAITVKSNENGLVDLEDLKRVVGKDTAALMLTNPNTLGLFETEIMEMAEIVHTAGGKLYYDGANLNAIMGYTRPGDMGFDAVHLNLHKTFTGPHGGGGPGSGPVGVSKELEPYLPKPILTKKADQYIFNYDRPHSIGRVKPYYGNFGINLRAYTYIRTMGAEGLKKVSEYAVLNANYMMRKLEGRYTLPYPQHCKHEFVLSGKQQKKLGVRTLDIAKRLLDYGYHPPTIYFPLNVEEALMVEPTETESKETLDGFIETMLSIAEEAEHKPELVQEAPHNTVVKRMDETTAARKPILRYYGK from the coding sequence ATGGCTAACCAGGACTTTCCATTAATTTTTGAACGTAGCAGAGAAGGAAGAACAAGTTATAGTTTACCAGAATTAGACGTACCAAATTACGATATTGATCAAGAAATGGAAGAAGTGTATATTCGTAAAACTGCACCTGAATTGCCAGAGGTAAGTGAATTGGACATTATTCGTCACTATACAGGACTATCCAATCGCAATTACGGTGTTGATTCAGGATTTTATCCCTTAGGTTCATGTACGATGAAGTATAATCCTAAAATTAATGAGGACGTCGCAAGACTTGATGGCTTCAGTCATATTCATCCCTATCAGAGTGCAGATAGTGTTCAAGGAGCCATGGGAATGCTGTATGATCTGCAAACCTCATTGAAGGAAATTACAGGAATGCATGAGGTATCCCTTCAGCCTGCTGCAGGAGCACATGGAGAATGGACCGCATTAATGATGATTCGAGCTTTTCATGAAGCAAATGGCGATATGGAGCGTACCAAAGTAATTGTCCCAGACTCAGCTCATGGAACAAACCCTGCATCCGCTACCGTAGCAGGTTTTGAAGCAATAACAGTTAAATCAAACGAGAATGGTTTAGTAGACTTAGAAGATTTAAAAAGAGTAGTAGGTAAAGACACTGCGGCGTTAATGCTGACAAACCCAAATACGTTAGGGTTATTTGAGACAGAAATTATGGAAATGGCTGAAATTGTCCATACTGCAGGAGGTAAATTATATTATGATGGAGCAAATCTGAATGCCATCATGGGATACACACGGCCTGGAGACATGGGATTTGATGCTGTTCATTTAAATCTTCATAAAACATTTACCGGACCACATGGTGGTGGAGGACCAGGCTCTGGGCCAGTTGGGGTCTCTAAAGAGTTGGAGCCTTATTTACCTAAACCGATTTTAACTAAAAAAGCGGATCAATATATCTTTAATTATGATCGACCTCATTCCATTGGAAGAGTGAAGCCTTATTATGGAAATTTCGGTATTAATCTTCGAGCGTATACTTATATCCGTACGATGGGTGCTGAAGGATTGAAAAAGGTCAGTGAGTATGCTGTACTAAATGCAAATTATATGATGCGGAAATTAGAGGGGCGGTATACCCTGCCTTACCCACAACATTGTAAACATGAGTTTGTATTGTCAGGTAAGCAACAGAAAAAGTTAGGGGTACGTACGTTAGATATCGCTAAGCGTCTGTTGGATTATGGATATCACCCACCAACTATTTATTTCCCATTAAATGTAGAAGAAGCATTGATGGTTGAGCCAACAGAAACAGAGTCAAAAGAAACTTTAGACGGGTTTATTGAGACAATGCTTTCGATTGCAGAGGAAGCGGAGCATAAGCCAGAGCTTGTTCAGGAAGCTCCACACAATACAGTAGTCAAGCGAATGGATGAAACAACTGCTGCCAGAAAGCCAATACTTCGGTATTATGGTAAATAA
- a CDS encoding rhodanese-like domain-containing protein, with translation MEFLIIAIVALAAFSIFRYFRQRTFLKTLTEEQFREGYRKAQLIDVREPQEFDRGHILGARNIPVTQMRQRLIEIRKDKPVYLYCQSGSRSARAAQLLHKKGYEDINQLKGGFKKWTGKVKAKK, from the coding sequence ATGGAGTTTTTAATAATAGCAATTGTTGCATTGGCAGCATTTAGTATCTTCAGGTATTTTCGCCAACGCACATTTTTGAAGACCCTGACGGAAGAACAATTTCGTGAAGGTTATCGAAAAGCCCAGTTAATAGACGTTCGGGAGCCGCAGGAATTTGACCGTGGTCATATTCTCGGAGCAAGAAATATCCCTGTAACTCAAATGCGCCAACGCTTAATCGAAATCCGTAAAGATAAGCCAGTATATTTATACTGTCAAAGTGGATCAAGATCTGCGAGAGCAGCTCAATTACTTCACAAGAAAGGCTATGAAGATATAAATCAGCTAAAAGGCGGCTTTAAAAAGTGGACTGGCAAAGTGAAAGCAAAGAAATAG